The Chrysemys picta bellii isolate R12L10 chromosome 12, ASM1138683v2, whole genome shotgun sequence genome has a segment encoding these proteins:
- the LOC101934650 gene encoding olfactory receptor 11A1-like has translation MANPERGNQTVLTEFILLGFGNLPELQILLFLLFLIIYIVTVIGNILIIVLVVADQQLHTPMYFFLGNLSCLETCYTSTILPRMLASLLTGDRTISVSGCLTQYYFFGFLAAAECYLLAVMSYDRYLAICKPLHYAVLMNGRSCLQLAVGTWISSSLAADITIFLMQQLTFCGPNEIDHFFCDFIPVIKLSCSDTRMMELVTTMLAAICTLPPFLLTLATYVCIITTILRMPSTTGWQKAFSTCSSHLIVVSIFYGTIMIVYLLPKTDTLRDLNKVFSLFYTVVTPMVNPLIYSLRNREVKEALGKVVTKLSAVKRIQTVLP, from the coding sequence ATGGCAAACCCAGAGCGGGGAAATCAAACAGTTCTCACAGAATTCATCCTGCTaggatttgggaatctccctgagctacaaattcttctcttcctcctgttTCTCATCATCTACATTGTGACTGTGATTGGGAACATCCTCATCATTGtgctagttgtggctgatcagcaacttcacacccccatgtacttcttcctggggaacttgtcctgcttggagacctgctacacctccactatcctgcccaggatgctggccagtctcctgactggggacagaactATTTCTGTTAGCGGCTGCCTCACACAATATTATTTCTTTGgtttcctggcagctgcagagtGCTATCTCCTGGCagtgatgtcttatgatcggtatttagcgatatgcAAACCACTGCACTATGCTGTCCTTATGAATGGCAGGTCCTGCCTCCAACTAGCAGTTGGCACGTGGATAAGTAGTTCTCTGGCTGCTGACATAACAATATTTTTAATGCAACAATTGACTTTCTGCGGccccaatgaaattgaccatttcttctgtgacttcATCCCAGTAAtaaaactctcctgcagtgacacaCGTATGATGGAGCTTGTCACTACCATGCTGGCTGCTATATGCACTCTCCCGCCATTTCTATTAACGCTGGCAACATACGTCTGTATCATCACCACCATCCTGCGAATGCCTTCCACCACCGGGtggcaaaaggccttttccacttgctcctctcacctcatcgtGGTGTCAATTTTCTATGGGACCATAATGATTGTGTACCTGCTCCCAAAAACTGATACACTGAGAGACCTAAACAAAGTGTTCTCCCTCTTCTACACAGTCGTGACTCCCATGGTCAACCCCCTCATATACAGCCTGAGGAACAGAGAGGTCAAAGAGGCCCTGGGAAAAGTTGTCACTAAACTCTCTGCTGTCAAAAGGATTCAGACCGTCCTGCCGTAG